From the Oleiphilus messinensis genome, one window contains:
- a CDS encoding glutaredoxin family protein, with protein sequence MKKLLMIVALIGVALWYKNGGLTSNNAGAFSASNTPEIWLFTFNQCGKPCNDAVSDLENRAAEYTHYKLDDGEEVQSLWSEMGGKTLPFYAIGNQTSNGFFRSDIASKLAQSFGDEYLTRQEKQYMENHFYSDGQAKVYIYGASWCPYCKKLRETLEAKNIDYYELDVEKASDRKAIIETMQIAGYPTVYVGYKRIQGKLDRIMDQIVENI encoded by the coding sequence ATGAAAAAACTACTCATGATCGTAGCATTGATCGGCGTTGCGCTCTGGTACAAAAATGGTGGATTGACGTCCAATAATGCGGGGGCGTTCAGTGCTTCGAATACACCGGAGATTTGGCTTTTTACGTTTAACCAGTGCGGTAAGCCCTGTAATGATGCGGTGTCGGATCTTGAGAACCGGGCAGCGGAGTATACACATTACAAATTGGATGATGGTGAAGAGGTTCAATCACTATGGTCTGAAATGGGCGGTAAAACACTGCCTTTCTACGCTATTGGTAACCAAACCAGTAACGGTTTTTTCCGCTCGGATATCGCCTCCAAACTGGCACAATCATTTGGTGATGAGTACCTGACCCGGCAGGAAAAGCAGTATATGGAGAATCACTTTTACAGTGATGGGCAAGCCAAAGTATATATTTACGGTGCCAGTTGGTGCCCTTACTGTAAGAAGCTCAGAGAAACCTTGGAAGCGAAAAACATCGACTATTATGAGCTCGATGTGGAAAAAGCGAGCGACCGAAAGGCCATCATCGAGACCATGCAGATTGCCGGTTATCCAACGGTCTATGTAGGCTACAAGCGGATTCAGGGCAAGCTGGACCGGATAATGGATCAAATCGTCGAAAACATTTAG
- a CDS encoding GFA family protein codes for MITGSCLCGKITYEISGGMGDIVHCHCQTCRKAHGAAFSSVASVQDQHFRLSGADQLSFFESSPGKTRYFCKHCGTQIYAKRENTEHIILRLGSLDSNPEVQARSHIWLSQKAAWYDPAERLPGYDEFE; via the coding sequence ATGATTACAGGTAGTTGTTTATGCGGGAAGATAACTTACGAGATAAGCGGTGGCATGGGCGATATTGTGCACTGTCACTGCCAAACCTGTCGTAAAGCCCACGGCGCGGCATTTTCCAGTGTCGCATCAGTTCAGGATCAACATTTCAGGTTATCAGGCGCGGATCAGTTGTCGTTTTTCGAATCGTCCCCGGGTAAAACACGATACTTCTGCAAGCACTGTGGTACCCAGATTTATGCCAAGCGGGAAAACACCGAGCACATTATATTGCGCTTGGGGTCTTTGGATTCCAACCCCGAAGTGCAAGCTCGATCTCATATCTGGCTCTCTCAGAAAGCGGCTTGGTATGATCCGGCGGAGCGCCTTCCGGGGTATGATGAGTTTGAATAA